In a genomic window of Scyliorhinus torazame isolate Kashiwa2021f chromosome 5, sScyTor2.1, whole genome shotgun sequence:
- the LOC140417808 gene encoding uncharacterized protein → MGVLLVIALCVCLPRCFSQSVTQRPAAVTREECQSLTITCVLYGYYYYLKNGHFFRQTHSVADWERISSGGRFVVSVNEAEKTFSLEIRDVKVEDSATYYCKAHYRELKYGYMDGSGTLVTITADSSSLVSKNLPLQTSGAGDTVTLNWEYSGICQYTVHWYRQSSGQALEYLLQRHSSGEENKGKAAGGNIAAYIDHVDKISRLQIAEIQLSDSAVYYCELSRHTAQ, encoded by the exons ATGGGAGTCCTCCTTGTTATCGCCCTGTGTGTCTGTTTACCCC GATgtttcagtcagtcagtgacacagaggccGGCAGCGGTGACCAGGGAGGAGTGTCAGTCCCTCACCATCACCTGTGTTTTatatggttattattattatttgaaaaaTGGGCATTTCTTCAGACAAACCCACTCCGTGGCAGATTGGGAGCGGATCTCCAGCGGAGGGAGGTTTGTTGTGTCGGTGAATGAAGCAGAAAAGACATTTTCGCTGGAAATTCGGGATGTGAAGGTTGAAGACAGCGCCACCTATTACTGTAAAGCTCATTATAGAGA GCTTAAGTATGGCTATATGGATGGATCCGGCACGTTGGTCACTATCACAGCCG ATTCCAGTTCCCTGGTGTCCAAGAACCTACCTCTCCAAACCTCTGGTGCCGGTGACACAGTTACTTTAAACTGGGAATATTCAGGGATCTGTCAGTACACAGTACACTGGTACCGTCAGTCCTCAGGACAGGCTCTGGAATACCTGCTTCAGAGACACAGTTCAGGAGAGGAGAATAAAGGAAAAGCTGCCGGAGGAAATATTGCTGCTTATATCGATCATGTCGACAAAATCAGCCGGTTACAGATCGCCGAAATTCAACTGAGCGACTCCGCTGTGTATTACTGTGAACTGAGCCGAcacacagcacagtga